In the genome of Hymenobacter cellulosivorans, one region contains:
- a CDS encoding toxin-antitoxin system YwqK family antitoxin, producing the protein MTKEQERAAKEKEKAAQRKPKKKKNVFLGEKIKKSFTKSGPKGRNQIIEQFYYLKTFQQPNEYAPSLYYFNPKKRKIFKSTAELNPATDKVLHGPYKKLQGGKVIETGYFALGTRHLRWERYNKENTLLTKTHYEMGFPRDAAVTYYDAEKKKIKEVIPYVAGKVEGDYVRYLENGQRDWDGQFENGKKVGVWTKYWGFRNRRHYEYQYGESGYDPEVAEPEMVREYNRNAVLVYDKEKGLDKRDAVTDRPGAKR; encoded by the coding sequence AGGAGCAGGAGCGAGCCGCCAAAGAGAAGGAAAAGGCCGCCCAGCGCAAGCCTAAGAAGAAAAAGAACGTCTTCCTGGGAGAGAAAATCAAGAAGAGCTTCACCAAGTCGGGGCCGAAGGGCCGTAACCAGATCATTGAGCAGTTTTACTACCTCAAGACCTTCCAGCAGCCCAATGAATACGCGCCGTCGCTGTACTACTTCAACCCCAAGAAGCGCAAGATTTTCAAATCGACGGCCGAGTTGAATCCGGCCACCGATAAGGTGCTGCACGGGCCCTACAAGAAGCTGCAGGGCGGCAAGGTTATCGAAACCGGCTACTTTGCTTTAGGCACCCGCCACCTCCGCTGGGAGAGATACAACAAAGAGAATACCCTGCTCACCAAGACCCATTACGAAATGGGTTTTCCGCGCGACGCGGCCGTGACTTACTATGACGCCGAGAAGAAAAAGATAAAGGAGGTCATTCCCTACGTAGCCGGCAAAGTGGAAGGTGACTACGTGCGTTACCTCGAAAACGGCCAGCGTGACTGGGACGGACAGTTTGAGAACGGCAAGAAAGTCGGCGTCTGGACCAAATATTGGGGCTTCCGCAACCGCCGACACTATGAGTATCAATACGGCGAGTCGGGCTACGACCCGGAAGTAGCCGAGCCGGAGATGGTGAGGGAATATAACCGTAACGCGGTGCTGGTGTACGACAAGGAAAAAGGCCTCGACAAGCGCGACGCCGTAACGGACCGGCCCGGCGCCAAGCGCTAA
- a CDS encoding YraN family protein, whose amino-acid sequence MTHTAHELGQAGETATSTFLTSLGYTVLRQGYRYRRAEVDLIAQLGPGLLVFVEVKTRSSTQFGFPEEFVTERKRQLFRLAAEQYQLETDWHGDIRFDIVALTPSSTGFRIEHFEDAFY is encoded by the coding sequence ATGACCCACACGGCGCATGAACTCGGACAGGCCGGTGAAACCGCCACCAGCACCTTTCTGACAAGCCTGGGCTACACCGTGCTTCGGCAGGGCTACCGCTACCGCCGGGCCGAGGTAGATCTGATTGCCCAGTTAGGACCCGGCTTGCTGGTGTTCGTGGAAGTCAAGACTCGCTCCTCCACGCAATTTGGGTTTCCGGAAGAATTCGTGACGGAACGCAAGCGCCAACTGTTCCGCCTGGCCGCCGAGCAGTACCAGCTGGAAACCGACTGGCACGGCGACATCCGCTTCGATATCGTGGCCCTGACGCCCTCTAGCACCGGGTTTCGGATTGAGCACTTCGAAGACGCTTTCTACTAG
- the lipB gene encoding lipoyl(octanoyl) transferase LipB: protein MSQSSSCTTSAPHLASITATPVVAGRQVEVRNLGLADYETTWAYQEELLASTLAIKTRNRQAQEEGRAPEPTPNYLLLCQHPHVYTLGKSGKPEHLLLDAEGLAQHGATFHRINRGGDITYHGPGQLVGYPILDLENFFTDIHRYLRLLEEAVILTLADYGLAAGRIAGLTGVWLDFEEGAVNPRKICAMGVKCSRWVTMHGFAFNINSDLSYFGHIVPCGITDKAVTSLQQELGRAVPLPEVEERLVAHLAHVFGAEFIVA, encoded by the coding sequence ATGTCCCAATCCAGTTCCTGCACTACATCAGCTCCCCATCTGGCTTCCATAACGGCTACTCCCGTAGTAGCTGGCCGGCAGGTGGAAGTCCGCAACCTGGGCTTGGCCGACTACGAAACAACCTGGGCATATCAGGAAGAGTTGCTGGCTTCGACGCTGGCCATCAAAACCCGCAACCGTCAGGCCCAGGAAGAAGGCCGCGCCCCTGAGCCGACGCCCAACTACTTGCTGCTGTGCCAACACCCGCACGTCTACACGTTGGGCAAAAGCGGCAAGCCCGAACACCTGCTGCTCGATGCCGAAGGACTGGCTCAGCACGGTGCCACGTTTCACCGCATCAACCGGGGCGGCGACATTACCTACCACGGCCCTGGCCAACTGGTAGGGTATCCCATTCTGGACCTGGAAAACTTCTTCACCGACATTCACCGCTACCTGCGCCTGCTCGAAGAAGCCGTTATCCTGACCCTGGCCGACTACGGACTGGCCGCGGGCCGCATTGCCGGGCTCACCGGCGTCTGGCTCGATTTCGAGGAAGGAGCTGTCAATCCGCGTAAAATCTGCGCTATGGGCGTCAAGTGCAGCCGCTGGGTAACCATGCATGGCTTTGCCTTCAACATTAACTCCGACCTCTCGTACTTCGGCCATATCGTGCCCTGCGGCATCACCGATAAGGCTGTGACCTCACTGCAGCAGGAGCTGGGCCGGGCTGTGCCGTTGCCCGAAGTCGAAGAACGCCTCGTCGCCCACTTGGCGCATGTTTTCGGGGCCGAATTTATTGTTGCCTAA
- a CDS encoding MraY family glycosyltransferase has protein sequence MPSIIYIAHLKNMLDTPNVRTVHESLTPRLGGVAVFAGFMSALTIFADLSNGIQQLLAGCIVLFFVGLKDDLVSISVSKKFVGQLLATGVVMIMADIRVTSFQGILGIHELPIGISYAFTFLAIVGITNAINLIDGLDGLAGTIVLIITSTYGYYFARYGGAGYGNYVFVSICLIGGMLGFLRYNFHRASIFMGDTGSLVCGFIVSILTIQFIEMGLKVGGPFATSSPAVAIGILFVPLFDTLRVFIVRMMAGRSPFSPDKNHVHHRILAMGFQQISTVMLLGLLNLVVILFVINFAALGNMLLIGCLVGFSVLISIFLGVYQSRSAQQRVAS, from the coding sequence GTGCCGTCCATCATTTACATTGCCCACCTGAAAAATATGCTCGATACGCCCAACGTGCGTACCGTGCACGAATCCCTGACGCCCCGCCTCGGCGGCGTAGCCGTTTTTGCGGGCTTTATGTCGGCCCTCACCATCTTCGCCGACCTCAGCAACGGGATTCAGCAGCTGCTGGCGGGCTGCATCGTGCTGTTCTTCGTGGGCCTGAAAGATGATCTGGTCAGTATCTCCGTATCGAAGAAGTTTGTGGGTCAGCTGTTGGCCACCGGCGTAGTCATGATTATGGCCGATATCCGCGTTACCAGTTTTCAGGGCATTCTCGGGATTCATGAGCTGCCTATCGGCATCAGCTACGCGTTTACCTTCCTGGCCATTGTCGGCATCACCAATGCCATCAACCTCATTGACGGCCTCGACGGGCTGGCTGGTACCATCGTCCTGATTATTACCAGTACCTACGGTTACTACTTTGCCCGCTATGGCGGAGCTGGCTACGGCAATTACGTGTTTGTATCCATCTGCCTGATTGGAGGCATGCTGGGTTTTTTGCGCTACAACTTCCACCGCGCCAGTATCTTCATGGGCGACACCGGTTCGTTGGTCTGCGGCTTTATCGTGTCCATTCTCACCATCCAGTTTATCGAGATGGGTCTGAAGGTGGGAGGCCCCTTCGCTACTTCCTCACCGGCCGTGGCCATTGGCATCCTGTTCGTACCCTTGTTCGATACGCTGCGGGTATTCATTGTTCGTATGATGGCCGGCCGTTCGCCCTTCTCCCCGGATAAAAACCACGTGCACCACCGGATTTTGGCCATGGGCTTTCAGCAGATCAGTACCGTGATGCTGCTCGGCTTGCTCAACCTGGTTGTGATTCTGTTTGTCATCAACTTTGCGGCCCTGGGCAATATGCTGCTCATCGGCTGCCTCGTGGGTTTTTCGGTGCTGATTAGCATCTTTTTGGGCGTTTACCAGAGCCGGAGCGCCCAGCAGCGCGTTGCTTCCTAA
- a CDS encoding DUF4271 domain-containing protein, whose translation MSRFSRWLLGLLLALSWSAAFAAEYRPLPPAARGGLSSDWLIHDAARNRLVLYLPDYHNPALAYYQWVSIRPNRPFTISFAAPKGLSVFLDNRLVFSAATSASYTLDLAKLLPSGSVPGPHLLCVWHPETPPKLTTFTNALPTVRTAADKSVVSPVAVQPLPRGHQGQNVFLCFLLLIGLLYGGIRSAYQPGFARIYHFEGLWGKATNDQDFLTKPTVTWLNLLLVMVFSLSFALLLVAIHTNIQSIIILRRLFDVPESAIVVRVLFYAALIAAFVLGKYLFLEVMGYIFDVTQLVIVQYREFMRTILFMGLFLPGVMLLYLGLNQTLPETVLWVSNGVVSLMLIGTVIRIGRTLHRRASLLNLHLFSYLCATEVIPLIILLKLIVFTY comes from the coding sequence TTGTCTCGATTTTCGCGTTGGCTGCTGGGGCTGCTGCTGGCTCTGAGCTGGTCGGCGGCCTTCGCCGCCGAGTACCGTCCCTTGCCGCCCGCGGCCCGAGGTGGCCTGTCCTCCGATTGGCTTATCCACGACGCGGCCCGCAACCGCTTGGTGCTCTATCTGCCCGACTACCACAACCCCGCGCTGGCGTATTACCAGTGGGTTTCTATTCGGCCCAACCGCCCGTTCACCATTAGCTTTGCCGCGCCCAAAGGCCTGAGCGTTTTTCTGGATAACCGGCTGGTTTTTTCTGCAGCCACTTCCGCGTCCTACACCCTCGACCTTGCCAAACTGCTGCCATCAGGCTCCGTTCCAGGGCCGCACTTGCTTTGCGTGTGGCACCCCGAAACGCCTCCCAAGCTGACTACGTTTACCAACGCTTTGCCCACCGTGCGTACCGCTGCCGATAAGAGCGTGGTGTCACCAGTTGCTGTGCAACCACTGCCGCGTGGTCATCAGGGGCAAAATGTGTTCCTCTGCTTTCTGCTGCTCATCGGCTTGCTGTATGGCGGTATCCGGTCGGCTTACCAGCCCGGTTTTGCCCGTATCTACCACTTCGAAGGACTCTGGGGTAAAGCCACCAACGACCAGGACTTTTTGACTAAGCCCACTGTGACCTGGTTGAATCTGCTGCTGGTGATGGTATTTTCTCTGTCTTTCGCCCTGCTACTGGTTGCCATTCACACCAATATTCAGAGCATCATCATTCTGCGGCGGCTGTTCGATGTACCTGAATCAGCCATTGTCGTGCGCGTGCTGTTCTACGCCGCGTTGATTGCCGCTTTCGTACTCGGCAAGTACCTGTTCCTGGAAGTAATGGGCTACATCTTCGACGTGACTCAGCTGGTTATAGTGCAGTACCGCGAGTTTATGCGCACCATCCTCTTCATGGGGCTTTTCCTGCCTGGTGTTATGCTGCTCTACCTCGGACTGAACCAGACATTGCCCGAAACTGTCTTGTGGGTATCCAACGGGGTGGTTTCCTTGATGTTGATTGGTACTGTCATCCGCATCGGGCGGACGTTGCACCGGCGCGCGTCTTTACTAAATCTGCATTTGTTTTCGTACCTTTGCGCCACAGAAGTGATTCCCTTGATCATTCTGCTCAAATTGATTGTGTTTACTTACTAA
- a CDS encoding uroporphyrinogen-III synthase, which yields MAESTDKPGTGRHAKRISSILVTQPKPTNDVSPYFSIAEKYGIKVDFREFIQVDPVSYKDFRKEKINIAEHTAVIFTSRNAVDHFFRICQEAKLEMPAEMKYFCISEQTANYLQKYIVLRKRKLFVGQRTAADLFDVIKKHKSEKFLYPCSDIRKDDIPEFMRANNFKFTEAVIYHTVASDLSDLSDVKYDCIAFFSPSGISSLFINFPDFEQNGTRIAAFGPTTAKAVLDAGLELDIEAPQPNAPSMTGAIEAYIRLHHGPDVGKEKSKSGKQNV from the coding sequence ATGGCCGAGAGCACAGACAAACCGGGGACGGGCCGTCACGCAAAGCGTATTTCCAGCATCCTGGTTACCCAGCCTAAGCCCACAAACGACGTCTCCCCTTACTTCAGCATTGCTGAGAAGTACGGTATCAAAGTCGACTTCCGCGAGTTTATCCAGGTAGACCCAGTCTCCTACAAGGATTTCCGCAAGGAGAAAATTAACATCGCCGAGCATACGGCTGTTATTTTCACCAGCCGGAACGCGGTAGACCACTTCTTCCGTATCTGCCAGGAGGCCAAGCTGGAAATGCCTGCCGAAATGAAGTACTTCTGCATTTCGGAGCAGACGGCTAACTACCTACAGAAGTACATTGTGCTTCGTAAGCGTAAGCTATTTGTGGGCCAGCGCACTGCTGCCGACCTATTCGACGTTATCAAGAAGCACAAGAGCGAGAAGTTCCTGTATCCTTGCTCGGATATCCGCAAAGACGATATTCCAGAGTTCATGCGGGCCAATAACTTCAAGTTCACGGAGGCGGTTATTTACCACACCGTAGCCAGCGACCTGTCCGACCTGTCGGATGTGAAGTACGACTGTATTGCGTTCTTCAGTCCTTCCGGAATCAGTTCTCTGTTCATCAACTTTCCCGATTTCGAGCAGAATGGCACGCGTATCGCTGCTTTTGGACCCACGACCGCCAAGGCTGTGTTGGACGCTGGCTTAGAGCTGGATATCGAGGCTCCTCAGCCTAATGCTCCCTCAATGACTGGGGCTATCGAAGCTTACATCCGCCTGCATCATGGGCCGGATGTTGGAAAAGAAAAAAGTAAAAGCGGCAAACAAAACGTTTAG
- a CDS encoding PorP/SprF family type IX secretion system membrane protein codes for MKRTLLTILLASVVSSMALAQQQPQFSHYGFNGMYLNPAYAGIKGQGEVTTLGRYQYLGYNATFDDGGSPQTYSLSASLPVAAIGGGVGVSVFRDKIAQSNITNVQLSYSKHLKVGEGRLGIGVQGIFNHLSKGVYRPADERPDGSVPREGSDQKFDAGVGVWYESDKLYAGLSTNNLLRSEYRFKSEGGTNSATVIGENHAYLTAGYNIEASSSVVVTPTVLVKMVLPGKFGDNNKFSLKNNSYEGGVRATLNDKFWGGVGYRYDESITGMLGMSFAKDNALRFGYAFDLIAFNQDARAFSSHEIMLSYRLPKPGLATRPAIRTPRYSF; via the coding sequence ATGAAGAGAACTTTACTTACAATACTGCTGGCCTCGGTAGTATCTTCTATGGCGCTTGCTCAGCAACAGCCTCAGTTTAGCCATTACGGCTTTAATGGGATGTATCTGAATCCCGCCTATGCTGGTATCAAGGGACAGGGAGAGGTTACTACGTTAGGTCGTTATCAGTACTTAGGTTACAACGCTACGTTCGACGATGGGGGCTCTCCACAGACCTACTCACTGAGCGCCTCTTTGCCCGTAGCGGCAATTGGTGGCGGGGTTGGGGTTAGTGTATTTCGTGACAAAATAGCTCAGTCGAACATCACTAACGTGCAGCTGTCCTATTCCAAGCACTTGAAGGTAGGAGAGGGCCGATTGGGGATTGGGGTTCAAGGTATTTTCAACCATCTCAGCAAAGGGGTGTATCGTCCCGCTGATGAACGCCCGGATGGTAGCGTACCACGGGAAGGTTCTGACCAAAAGTTTGATGCTGGGGTTGGGGTATGGTATGAGTCAGATAAGCTGTATGCAGGTCTCAGTACAAATAATCTGCTACGCTCTGAGTACCGCTTTAAAAGTGAAGGAGGAACGAACAGCGCCACGGTAATCGGTGAAAATCACGCTTATCTGACGGCTGGTTACAATATTGAAGCGTCGTCGTCCGTTGTTGTTACCCCCACAGTCCTTGTGAAGATGGTATTGCCCGGGAAGTTTGGCGACAACAATAAATTCAGTTTGAAGAACAACTCGTATGAAGGTGGTGTGCGTGCTACGCTCAACGATAAGTTCTGGGGTGGAGTGGGTTATCGGTACGACGAGTCGATTACGGGGATGTTGGGCATGAGCTTTGCTAAGGATAATGCTTTACGCTTCGGCTACGCATTTGATCTTATTGCATTTAACCAAGACGCGCGTGCATTCAGCTCCCACGAAATCATGCTTTCTTACCGGTTGCCTAAGCCTGGCTTGGCTACCCGTCCAGCTATCCGCACTCCCCGATACAGCTTCTGA